The nucleotide window gtcttccaaacttggattacaactattatcttttgatgagtccttagcgaacttttacacaattcatacggtttgtaaaacttaaattttgaagtctacgttttagacaatgttgttatgttttaaactcattttatggatgacaaatctttggtattatcatatagattgtttgatatggttgaatgcaatgataacaagtaagtcaccccataatcacgcttccgcaaaagtcagggtgtgacaaaattCGACTTACCGCTTGTTGTACTAGCTTAGATAGTTAAGGTTTCGAGTTCATGCATGTGATTTGGCCTTGGTTTCCTTTTCAATTTAGCTAATTTGCAGAATTTAGGGTTTCCCCCTTGCTTTCCCCTTCTTGATCGATTTCCAGtgaacacacgtatgtgtgttttAGTTTTTCATTAATTCTTATTTACTAGTAATCATAAAACTTCCATCTTTTAACAAGTTTAGTCCCCCTATTTATTTAATTTGCTCATTTATCATTTAACCTTCCTTCAAATCAATTACTAGTATAactacttaactaggttaaatataaCATGTCTAGACAtttcaaataacataaataaattgcatattttggggtgttacaagtctaccccccttaaaagaggtttcgtccccgaaaccttaatacgtaccaaataatgtcggGTAGAGCTTCCTCATTTCATCTTCTAACTCCCATGTAAGGTCTGATCCTTTCCGATGTTGCCATTGCACCAAGACTTGCTTTATAGTTTTGTTCCGAAGGTGCGTTACCTTGGAATCCTTGATAGCTATCGGTCTCTCAATATAATTCAATTTTTCATCCAATACAATATCGTCAAGGGGCACATATGCCGTCTCATCCGCTAAACACTTTCTCAATTGTGACACGTGAAATGTGTCATGTATTCCATCTAAAGTTGGCGGTAATTCTAACCGATATGCTACTTTCCCAACCCGGGCTAAAATCTTGAATGGTCCTATGTAGCGGGGACCTAGCTTTCCTCGCTTACGGAAACGGATTATAcctttccatggggaaacctttaataACACATAATCACCTATTTGAAATTCGATAGGTCGCCTCCTTTGATCTGCATAGGccttttgtcgatcttgagctGCTTTTAAACGGGCTCGCACAAGATCGATCTTTTCGTTAGTTTTAGCTACTACCTCATTGGGTGCAATTTCTCTCTGCCCCACCTCTTCCCAACAAATTGGAGTTCTACACTTCCTTCCATACAACAATTCATACGGTGCCGTTCGAATGCCgttatggtagctattgttgtatgaaaattccaccaATGGCAAGTGGTCATCCCAGCTTCCCCcgaaatctatcacacatgctcgcagcatgtcgatgagtgtttgaatggttcgctcagattgaccatccgtttggggGTGGTAGGCGGTACTGAAATGTAATTTTGTACCCATACTTTCATGAAAACCTTGCCAATATCGAGATGTGAATCGGGTATCTCGATCCGACACAATAGATACAGGAACCCCGTGTCGTGATATTATCTCGTTAACATAGATCTCCGCCATCTTTTCAGAAGAGAAAGCTTCCCGAATGGGTAAGAAGTGTGCGCTCTTGGTGAggcggtccacgatcacccatatagcatcgtgacctttcctTGTCTTAGGAAGCTTGGTCACTAGGTCCATCGTcaattcttcccatttccatatcgGAATCTCTAACGGTTGCAACCTCCCGtatggtttctgatgttctgccttcacTTGCAAACACGTCAAACATTTTGCAACATACTTGACGATATCACGtttcataccgggccaccaataacTTTTCTTCAAGTCCAAATACATTTTTGTAGCTCCAGGATGAACCGAGAATCGGGATTTGTGAGCTTCTTCGAGTAATACACCCTTTGCTTCGCTAAACCGAGGTATCCAAATACGACCATACATGGTTTTAATTCCATCGGATCTTTCTTCGAATTTATCCACAAACCCCTTTGTTCTTTCCTTTTTAGAATCCATTCCGCTTAGTGACTTGATTTGGGCTTCTTTAACCATTTCGAGAAATCGAGGTGTAATTACCATCTTCATGGACTTTACTTGGATTGGAGGCGGGTAATCCTTTCGTCTCAGGGCATCGGCTACTacgttagctttacccggatgataaaggatctcacaatcataatctttaAGAAGTTCAAACCaccttcgttgcctcatatttaattccctTTGCTCGAAAAAGtatttaaggcttttgtggtcaGAATAAATAGCACTTTTCGTACCGTATAGATAGTGCCTCCATATCTTCAAAGCAAACACTACTGCAgctaactccaaatcatgggttggaTAATTACTTTCGTGTGTCTTCAATTGCctagaagcataggcaatgactctACCCCTTTGACTCAAAACACATCCCAACCATTGGTGTGACGCATCCGTAAACACCACCAAGTCTTCCGTTCCATCAGGTAAGGTTAGTACCGGGGAACTAGACAGCTTTTCTTTCAAGGTTTGAAACGCCCTCTCTTGATCTGCACCCCATGAAAACTTCTCATCCTTCTTGGTTAACTTGGTCAACGGCAAGGCCAATTTAGAAAAGTCTTGGATAAACCTCCTATAATAGCCTTCTAAACCCAAAAAGCTTCTTACTTCACTTGGGTTCTTGGGGGGTACCCATTTCATAACGGCTTCCACCTTTGACGGGTCTACTAAGATACCATCCGCATTAATCACAtgaccgagaaattgtacctctctaaGCCAAAAAGTACACTTGGAGAATTTCGCGTACAATTTCTCCTTGCGAAGTACTTCAAGAACTTCACGTAAATTGCATGTATGTTCGGTTTTACTTCGGGAATAAAccaggatgtcatcgataaaaactataacgaatttgtctaaCATGGGCCGACAAActcgattcataagatccatgaacgcggcaggcgcgttcgttaatccaaaggacATTACTAAGAACTCGTAATGCCCGTATCGCGTTCTAAAAGCCGTTTTCGCCACATCCTCATCTCGCACTCTtaactgatggtacccagaccgcAAATCtatttttgaaaaccaacttgccccttgtaactgatcgaagagatcatcgattcggggcaaTGGGTATCGGTTTTTCaccgtcagcttgttcaactctcggtaatcgatgcacatgctcatcgaaccatctttctttttgacaaaaagtacAGGCGCTCCCCATGGCAACACACTCGGGCGTATAAATCCCTTGTCGAGCAATTCTTGTATTTGTACCATTAACTCCCGCATTTCAGTTGGGGCCAACCTATAAGGAGCCTTGGCTACAGGTTTGGCATCGGGATACAATTTAATCTTAAAATCTACTTCACGTTCCGGCGGAAGCCCCGGCAAATCTTTCGGAAAAACATCGAGAAACTCGTTCACGACTTCAACCTCTTCTATATTAGGGGTATTCTGCTTAGTATCCACCACATAAGTTAGAAATGCCTTGCTTCCATTTCGTACGTACTTGTATACTTGGACTATAGAACAAAGCTTCAAATTGATATTCCTTTCCCCTTGTATGCTTACTCGTTTTCCTCCCGATGTTAACACATGAATCACCTTCTTCTCACATTGAATTTCGGCCTGATGTTTAGctagccaatccatgccaactaTAACCTTAAATTCCCCCAATATCATGGGAATAAGGTCAATGGAAAACTTCTCGTCTTCAATGATTATTTCACAATTTCTACAAACTTCGTGCAACAAATAACTCTTACTATCGGCTATCTCTACTTCTAATGGTACATGCATTCTTTCGATTCTAAAAGAGGGGTGTGACACTAGTTCACTGGATACAAACGATCTAatggcaccagtatcaaataacacgtaCGTAGGCATCGAgttcaatgagaatatacctgaTACAACATTCGGGTGGTCCTTCGCTTCTTCGGTTGTGATCTGAAACATCCTCCCCTTAGCTCTTGGGGCTTCCTCCTTTCTTGCTTCCTTATCGGTTTTCTGTTGAAGCTTGGGACACTCAGCCTTAATATGACCCGGTTGGAAACAGTTGTAACACGTTCTGGAAGGATTTGGACACCTATAGTATGGGTGTCCCTCTTGACCACAATTGTAACAACCCTTCTTCCCTTTCAAACACTCCCCCGTGTGTAACTTTCCGCACGTTTTGCATTTCGGAATACTACCCTTCGCCTTATCCTTCTTGCTTTGATCTTGAAATTTTGGTTTCTTTGAAGGGCTCGAGCTGGAAACATTCTCAGATACTCTCTTTTCACCTCTTTCTGCCTGTCTTCTTATTTCAATCTCCCTATCTCGGGCCAAGTCAACGAGCTCATTCAAATTTTCACATTTAGCGGGAATTATGAACTCCCGATATTCAGCCTTCAACATACCGTAATAACGGTTTATCTTCATTCTTTCCGTTCCTGCTATATCTTTACAGAACTTCAGCTTGTCAAGGAAAACGTTGGTGATTTCATCAATGGTTTCATCTTTCTGACGAAGATGTAAGAAATCTTCTTGGATCTTGTCAATGGCAGATTGCGGACAGTGGTACTTCAGGAAAGGTTCCTTGAACTCTTGCCATGTCAAGACTTGAACTTTTTCTTCCCCAAGCTCTTTACTATAAACATCCCACCAATCCTTAGCTCGGAGTTGTAGCAAACCGGTGGcgaacatcacttgatcctccttTTCACAATGACTCCTTATGAACACCGCTTCCGTACTTGCAATCCACCTTTGACATGCTATATGATCAATTTCTCCTTTGAATGGTAACGGGTTGCACGCCATAAATTCTTTGTATGTGCATTTGCGAGTTCCTTTCCTTCCTTGCACTTCACTAATCATTCCCTTCAACTCGTCCATCTTACTCGCCATCATTGATTCTACCACTTCCAACACATGACCCTCTACTTCTTGGGCTAAATGGGGAATACTTGCTTGCATTGCCCTTCCAATCTCTTCCGAGATCATAGTTTTCAGCTGTTCTTGTCGTGTCGCTTCATCCTCATTCGTATCCGTCATCTACACATAAGCATCATTCCTTATTTCAAACATTCAATCATCCTTTCCATCATATAATCATTCTAATAGTACATAACTTCCTTTGAAAGTTAACATTCATGCATACTATCATTCTTTAGAGTCTTCTTATAACGCTTACAATACTTCACGTATGATAGAAAACATTAAACAAATCATCACAATTGATATAGGCTGAAAATAGtctccaccgtaagttacggtgtcaccgtaacttacggtggcattATTTTTCTTACGGTGCAAAGCTACTGCTTTACGGCAGAGGAGTTTTGTCCCAGTGTCTACcataagctacggtagccaccgtagcttaccgTGACGCCCAGCATACTATGATAAATTTCTCATTTTGCAGCCATCTTTCCAACCCGTTTTAACCCGTACCAGTCAGTTTCATCCCAAACTTTTACACATCATCCCATAATGATTTTCCTATCATTCCCTAACTAACTCATTCATAATGCAAAATCAACTTTAAAGGTACTTACTTGCTTCGCGCCGCGGATCGAACACACACTTCACATGAGCTtctggtttgagttcaagcatttgatgcttgaatccctcaaacctacgctctgataccaacttgtaacgtccataaattttctttttaaattattaaataacaACGTACTTTTCTAacgaaatttgggcatgacccgtttgaaaaaCGAGCGGTCCCCTGTTTTACATAACCCAAAATCATTCAAAAGACACACATACACGTCAAAACATACCATGTTTTACTTGCAAAACCATTAAGTTTATGTACGTACTTACGACAAGTTTTCCAAAAGACAAACATAATAAAATCTAGGTTTAACTACTAGACGAAAACATAAGTGACAAAGTACTAAACATTGACTTTTACAAAATGCGGAACGCTTGACGGGCTTGAGGCGTGTTCGAACCGGGCGGAGCTTGATAGCTAGACATGAGATTTACCTACATGACCACAACATCAAAAACTCATTAGAACAAAATTACTTTCTTTAACCCAAGAATCTAACTTACGGGCTAGAAACAAATGTGACATTCACAACTTGTGCTTTGCTACATTCTTTCATCCTTGCACGGTAATATGTTCCAACGGAACTTCATACCATTCCTTCTAAACTTACAATAACATCATTCGACCCTTTCAAGAGAAGGGTCTATACATACATCCTTCTCCATATTTGATTCGAATTAACACATTATTGATAAACACATATCTATAATGAAACCAAAAATTTGTACAAGAAGCGTACCTCGGTCTTGATCCCCTTGTTGCTTCACTTGACTCGAACTTTCTTCCTTAACGCCTACATATAACCATTCATTCTTTTAATTCATGTTTCATGctcatttacacatatcaatcgATAAAACATCATACAATTTACTCATGCTTCATAAACATGTTCAATTCACACAAAGTTTATGGCTTATATGACTAGCATTTTCATTgaggcattttgtcaaacacttgATGTGCACATTATCAACAAAGCACAAAGTACAAGTATTTATTACATAACCCTACTTATTCACCTTCTAAACTAACAagaatcaatcaagttcataactttcTTTCATCCTACACCATCTTAACTAATTCTTCTATCTCTATGCAAGATCATGTATAAATTTTCATCTAATAGCTTACATGCAAAACATTGGGTTTATGATTTCTTCACAACAATTGGGTAATACACTTAAATCATTCAATCATTCAGAATTCAAGCAGAATTTTCGAATCATTATGAAACCCTaactcttacttgtacataattTCCACATAATTTCATGATTGGGTCAAAACCCACTTTCTACAATTCATCCAAAACAGAAAATTCGACTTACCGCTTGTTGTACTAGCTTAGATAGTTAAGGTTTCGAGTTCATGCATGTGATTTGGCCTTGATTTCCTTTTCAATTTAGCTAATTTGCAGAATTTAGGGTTTCCCCCTTGCTTTCCCCTTCTTGATCGATTTCCAGtgaacacacgtatgtgtgttttAGTTTTTCATTAATTCTTATTTACTAGTAATCATAAAACTTCCATCTTTTAACAAGTTTAGTCCCCCTATTTATTTAACTTGCTCATTTATCATTTAACCTTCCTTCAAATCAATTACTAGTATAactacttaactaggttaaatataaCATGTCTAGACAtttcaaataacataaataaattgcatattttggggtgttacagttgttGTATCATATTGAGCTTATGTTTACTCTAAAACTCAATGTATTGATAATCGGTTCAAACTGACAGGTATTGCCGGTTGTACTGTCTAGTGGAGACATAACCAGTACAACAGAGCCCGGTTTAATTAGGGTACTGGTTCAGTTATCAAACCACTGAAAAATTCGGTATTACCGGTGCATACCGATGAATTAGTTTACACCCATATTCAATTTGAGTTTTAAACTCCCCATTATAACCTATTGTACGAAACTCCAAAGCGACTTTCCAATTTTTATTGTTCAATTGAAGTTCCATCGTTCCAACCCGTACGTTAACTCAATGTTCCATCATTCATATCCGTATCAATCTTCAACCAACTATCGGCATTCAGGAACCGGCTTCTCAAACACAAAATTACTTGTTAAATATGTTACTTATCTTTTGTAATTTTGGTATATTATGATTATTGGTAACTAAAACTTCCGAAAGAAATTGA belongs to Helianthus annuus cultivar XRQ/B chromosome 5, HanXRQr2.0-SUNRISE, whole genome shotgun sequence and includes:
- the LOC110942624 gene encoding uncharacterized protein LOC110942624 → MTDTNEDEATRQEQLKTMISEEIGRAMQASIPHLAQEVEGHVLEVVESMMASKMDELKGMISEVQGRKGTRKCTYKEFMACNPLPFKGEIDHIACQRWIASTEAVFIRSHCEKEDQVMFATGLLQLRAKDWWDVYSKELGEEKVQVLTWQEFKEPFLKYHCPQSAIDKIQEDFLHLRQKDETIDEITNVFLDKLKFCKDIAGTERMKINRYYGMLKAEYREFIIPAKCENLNELVDLARDREIEIRRQAERGEKRVSENVSSSSPSKKPKFQDQSKKDKAKGSIPKCKTCGKLHTGECLKGKKGCYNCGQEGHPYYRCPNPSRTCYNCFQPGHIKAECPKLQQKTDKEARKEEAPRAKGRMFQITTEEAKDHPNVVSGVKEESSSQVKQQGDQDRGKSHV